DNA sequence from the Gadus morhua chromosome 21, gadMor3.0, whole genome shotgun sequence genome:
gcaccCCCAAtgcatttgccgccctaggcagTCGCCTAGGTCCTGCTCAGGAGTCACAATATACAATGGTATGATAAGTTTATgcacccatgctaaagttgactaaaaagAGGAATAGAAAAATCATCTTGAGGGAAAATCGATCTTAGTGccttaattaaacaaatgaggaaAAATCCAACCTTTGAGGCCACCAATTTTCTTTGCgaatgaataatgtatcataagtaaataaataaatgttcttcATTAAAATACAGGGTGCATAAGTATAGGAACCCCTATGTTCAATTCCCATAGAGGCAGGCCGGTTTTCATTTTAACATAGGGGTTCCTATACTTATGCACCCTGTATTTTaatgaatatttatttatttaagataCATTATTCATTCGCAAAGAAAATTGGTGGCCTAAAAGGTTGGATTTTTCCTCATTTGTTTTAATAAACAATTAAGATAAATTTCCAAAAGATGATTTTTTTATTCCTAtttttagtcaactttagcatgggtgcATAAACTTATTCTTACCACTGTAAAATAATTACAATTCCTTAATATCATTAAATAAGTGTTAAAGGTTTCATGAGAATACCCACATACAGATTTAGTAACATTGTATGAGGAGAGTGCATCATAAAATAAGTAATACCAAATTAGCAGCAGTGGATCTGATTTAAATTACGGAACAGTATTTAGCTAATTATCTGAGGTATCGAGGCCTGTGAAgaggttaacacacacacacacacacacacacacacacacacacacacacacacacacacacacacacacacacacacacacacacacacacacacacacacacacacacacacacacacacacacacacacctgtcgtGCCCTGTGGCTTGTCTCAATGCCATGCGACCTTAGGCAGGCCAGACCGCGGCTGTCCGGTGAACTGCCTGTATTCCAGTCAGATGTGGCACCACTGTCTATGAACCACTGCAAAACACAAAGCGGGGGGGGGCTAGTTACTGCTAACAGTTTGGTGTTGGTACCTGCCGGGCTATATGGCTCATGGGCACGCCGTGCTTCTTCATGCAGGCCTGCCCGCGGTGGTCGGGAGGACTTCCAATCTCataggtggaggtggcagcacTGTCTATCCTCCACTAGGCAGGGCAGAGCATGGAAAACCTTCCCTGGTTAGGATGTATGGCCGCAGAGCTGAACAATATTACAACAGTACATTATTGAATTTGCATTGATTTTGGTTTCAAGTTAAACATTAGACTGGattggggctggtggtgggtcAGTTGGTTGGCTGGTCGACATTCTCAACATGTTGCATCTGAGTCTCATTATTTTCGGGGGCGGTAAAACAAATGGAGAACTTTGTATTTGAATATTAAGTGATGGGCTATGTTGTGTAAGAAATAATATGAATTATTTGAAGCGTGTAGCCGTAAAACTTTACCCCTGCTATTTTCTAAAGGTTCATATTGGGAACTTGCTTTGATTTCCCCAAAATCAGACTCTTTAAAGAAGGGAGTGGTCGAAAGAGGAGGGATCAGGGATAACAGTTGTATATAAACTGCCCATGACACAGAAGTATTTATAAATAGAATTTGCAAGAAAAGTGTCCGGAATACTGTGATGTCCAGAATATTGTGAGACAACTTTACAGCAACCTCTGACCAATAAGCTATTTAAGAACGTCTGTTCAGAGAAGTTGATACCCTCTGTGTTTGTTCACTATGCTGATGAGATGTTAATACCCTCTGTGTTTGTTCACTATGCTGTTGAGACGTTGATACCCTCTGTGTTTGTTCACTTTGCTGTTGATCAGAAAGTTACAAACCCTGTGAATGCTGACtacttaaagtgtaattccggctagggctgcaggatatatcggctatgtacgatatatcgatataatttccacggggatacaagatttgacaatatcggTTATATCGATATGTGTTAAAATtgtcagtttccccctcaagcgtctacagcgcttgccttggagactgtgagcgcgacccctccccctcccactctgtctttccgaacgtgccgtgtgcaaagacgcctcattcccgcccccgccgcccccccacaacaagcatggatgatacccgtaaagaaaacgagacggcggcggtagatgaaattgtttcaaagaggaaaaacaacggctccataatgtggaaatagttcgggtttaaaaaaaaacagatgagcagcagctgcaggtcatgtagagagtgtagcaaaaccgttgcgactaaaagtggaagcacgacaaatctgttccaccatttacagcagcggtacAAAGTGCAGTATAAGGAATGCGTAATACtctgtggctgtgctgctgcatcacaggccgcgacagtttcttctgccccgaaaccagggccggcgctcggcaaatgtgttgggggcgccctctggtgacgctcttaattaattaattaaatatacgaaacaagcgaaatgaaaccaaacatgttcccaaatggaacggagaagggagggggcgggggattgaagttacggcgcactgaaactctcaccgtagtacacaggacaatgcgacgaagccaatgctcttattggtagctaatgtgtgtaacctacagctttataatgttctctgcataggtgattattttgtgaagaaggtgaaaaacgtccctttttttttttaacatgttcattaaattctgttgaaaataacgacacaaaatcacatgttgcagtcatactgacctatgttttaataaaagtgcttgcatcatctcacatgtggcttttgacttcGAAAAAAaccatctaacccactctatagaaaatatcgagatatatatcgtatatcgccattcagccaaaaaatatcgggatatcatattttgcccatatcgtgcagccctaattCCGGCGAAGATTGAATCAAGGATCTTTTTGCGACATGAGGACCCATAAAATAAGCTCTCCAGACAATTTCTTCATTGATAATCGAGTATAGAGATTGCCCGTGAATGCCCGGAGCAATGTAACATCCAaaatggcttccatgttattaGCTAGGGGCAGTGTGAACACttccaaatatatatttttttaccactaatattgctcaaaatagcaccaaacctctgcagtagcattaCTAgtgtccctacacataaaatgTGTTCCATGTtaccaggaagtccacacaagtcgattaccggctaccgtatataatataatagaggtGCCAAAGAAATCGACTCAACAAACTGCCCTCTTGATACTTGGCTGCTTTAAATTTTTGGGtgcctctattatattatttacacACTAATTGATGTCACTTCAGTCAGCGACATACGCAGCATGCGCAGGTGATTTCAGCATCAAGGCCAAGCGACAAGGAAAGCTTGACCTGAGGGACTTCGGCTTTAGAAGACAAAAAGAACCACGGAAAGGAAGGTCAAGAGAGACTCAAGTTAGGCGtaactactgaaaatatggtaacgagAAGTAGtacctttttcaattcggcgcaacgttacttttcccaggaacagatttgacagcgatactgcattcTTGGGCAGTATCGGGCGGGGTAGGGGTGTTTCTCAGAACTCAATTGACAGTGAGAAAAAATGGAAGGATTTGGTGCTGGTTCACAATAGCATTACAAACATCGTCACACTGAGCTATCAAACACTTTTGGGAAGAGCTATGGCTTAGCTTTTGAAAAGGGAAATTGTCCTGCGtactattgcgcaagcacgcacgcaggcacgcttgctgcgcgcctgcgtgcttgcgcaatagtgccTTCACAACCTCATTCCACACCATACGAGATAGacactggtagcgtgaagcagGCAAGATCACTTCCGCAGGCAACTCTGTCCcgttttctccctttcattccaacccgtgaGCAACGCAAGTCTCACTTCTCTGCCgaatgcatttaaaaaaataaataaataagaatcagtttttaaaatccttaaatgtaatgcatgcctccgaatcgtTTGATGCGTCCGATCAGCTGCTTTTTTTGGGataaaataagagcgatgacagCAGTCATCGGTCttaaaaatatagaataataataataattatcacaCCGTTGGTCTCCCACCATATGCGCTGTCATCAGCACAAATGATCTGTCCCTAAAAGTTAAAATCCACAATCCTCCCTGGCTTTTATTTTACAACTCAACCACTGGTAATAAGGATTGACATTGGTTAGAAAATACTGCTTTTTAAAagttttgtaaaatatataattagaCTATGATATGTATATCATCCCCAAAACATGATTACAAATGAATGATAATAAATAGTTATTCTAAATAGTAAATCCCCATGTTCTCACCTTGTCCACAGTCCCAGCATCAGTCACCATCTTCTGGAATACTGCTTCAGCAATCGGGGATCTGCAAATATTCCCTTTTAAAAGGCACAAGAAGAAACAAAGCATGATTGAAAATCAGCCATGGGGCATGAGAAAATCTTTGGACATGTATATTTAAAAAGGAATACACAGATATCTGTAAAGTTGTTTGATTCTAAATTCAGAATTTAACGATGGCTTGGTTAGAATTTGCATTCCATCAGCCATGTGCATTGACGTGCAGAGAAGCAGTAGCCTAGCTCTTGTTCAAGTGAGGGGAATTTGGTTATAGCGACTTAAAGTAATTGCATTCCACAGCAATGATAAACCCCAAAAAATAATTCAACTGAAAAGGTGAAACTAGGgcctaaaaaatttttttgtttggttccggtttccgaccgaccctgtcaatttatgtgagacccaaattattttatgagctttataaaaaaaaaataaaaaaaaaatatgatttgatgcaaactataattacgttttggtacagcacctcttcattctgtacaaggatgagcgaattttctcgtttttaaagatccaatgccattctattttatgatgctttaatataggtatgggccacaaacacagtattcaaagacgtccccgaaattcagccgtggtgcagcgttacagtcactccgaaacagtcgcacattgagcttcccccaaacgcgctgtttcggtgggcgtgtcaaggcaggtcaaggaggggggtgggggtgtggccctgagcagcttgtagccactaccatgcgctctgtatacggtgggcgtgtcaaggcaggtcaaggaggggggtgggggtgtggccctgagcagcttgtagccactgacagtaccatgcgctctgtttacggtggatgcatcgcaatggctcgtagaaacccatattatacatagatatctatatcatataatatataatatatattatcacctggccctgagcagcttgtagccacggtaccatgcgctctgtttacggtggatgtatcgcaatggctcttagaaacccatattatacatagatatctatatcatataatatataatatatatgatcacggccaaaagctgtgtgagcctccagacgataggttattatgaatctcaaacgaccgcgtctacttcagattgatgtggaagtggaagaaccagagacgtcagagaacccgacgaagtcctttgtgattcattatatcgtctggacgcgcacacagcttttggccgtgataatatgtattatttgatatagatatctatgtattatatgatattatttagatatagagcagagctccaggactgtaacgcaagtgttgtacacttccttgttatttggataaccgttctgctgttggtgtgatggcgcataacacgtcggactctcgtctctggtatttctaaaacgagactcgtagtgggggttatctcagccatggttgagaatgaattgggggaaaggaactttggctttgactccctgaagtcatgaaccacgacatggaggagaaagggattgttggccgcgaatgtatcccgcttgagccctgcttcccgccgcctcggcagcggtcagcgctaatcaccgcatcctgaagccgaggcggtggtccatcggcagcgaggctccgccgggagacgaccgcggtcaacaatccctttctcctccatgtcgtggttcatgacttcagggagtcaaagccaaagttcctttcccccaattcattctcaaccatggctgagataacccccactacgggtctagttgtagaaataccatagacgagagtccgacgtgttatgcgccatcacaccaacagcagaacggttatccaaataacaaggaagtgtacaacacttgcgttacagtcctggagctctgctctatatctaaatagtatcatataatacatagatatctatatcaaataatacatattatcacggccaaaagctgtgtgcacgtccagaagatataatgaatcacaaaggacttcgtcgggttctccgacgtctctggttcttccacttccacatcaatctgtagtagacagaaccaagcgctgcctgctgccggcgcgaggcaccaccgcccggctgcccgctgccgggcggtggtgcctcgcggcggtggtgcctcgcggcaaccggcggcaggcagcatgtcgcagttcatgtagttcgatgtcgttctgccattgcattcaaaattctgtaactagcctgttactacgaactaagcaactacatgtattagcatttagcactagctcaatcacgactccttcagaattcttgtgggtggttacgaaccaaccaagtgggcagggccatgaataataatttgacaacgctacgtcacagtgtcaccttatccagatcggctcatttcttctgcctttttcctttcattgcctattgcattcagcagacaaactgcatcgatttcaaacttaccacagctcacaaacttattcggacctatgttatttaacaaacaataggaaaaatgtgattttaatggcattggctctttaaatgaaaacaacccacctatcattcgctgccgctggaaaaaaataaaaataaaaataaaataaattccctacctacctatgacctcaactgacaaccaacaggaaccaaactttttttttttttaggcctaatatataatatactcATTACATGGAAAATGAGATATTCCAAgcctttatttattataattttgATGATTATGGCTTACTTCTTATGAAAACCTCAAATTAAAATTATCAGAAAATTTGGAATCAATAAATAAGGTTTTAAAATACAGATGTGTCAgccctctgaaaataataatcatgcTTATGTACTCAGTACTTGGTTTGGGCCCTTTTGAATGAATTACTGCCTCAATGCGACGTTGCATAGATGCTACCAGCCTGTGGCACTGCTGAGGTGTTATGGAAGACCAGGATGCTTCAATAGCGGCCCTCAGCTCTTCTGCAATGTTCGGTCTCATGTCTCATCTTTCTCTTGGCATAGATTCTCTATGGGGTTCAGGTCAGGCTAATTTGATGGACGATCAAGCACAGTAATACCAAAGACATTGAACCAGTTTTTGGTACTTTTGGCAGTTTGGTCAAGTGCCAAGTCCTGCTGGAAAAAGAAGTCAGCATCTCCAAGCATGAAGTGCTCCAACTGGTTGACGGCTTTGTTGAATCTGGACTGAATAAagcacagtggaccaacacTAGCAGATGCCCAAATCAACACGTTATGTGTGATGTGTTCCATTGTAACAGAGCCAATTATACAGCAGTAATATGTGTAGCAGAGTGAAATATACATCAGTAATATGTAGTATTATAATTTTACAAAATCTTTTTTAATAGTTATAACCTGACATTTCCTGAGTCAATATGTGGAACGTTTGAGACTCAGTTTCTGTACCCCGACGTTCACTTTCATGGGTCCCCCCTATAAAATTGCTTCACGCTTTTTCCTCTCCCTTTAGGATTTTGTACTCCTTGGGAGAGGTGAGCGACACTGTGGTCACAGAAATGTCCACGTTTTAGCCTCTTTTAAAGTACATTTTTAAGTTTACATGCTAGCTTAAACTTAGTGTCGTACGCTAACATATTTCTCACGTTATTTAATTTGTATAAGAGCTCTCGCTAATAAGAGTTGACCGGAGGATAGTGTTGTTATTTACACCTTTGTCAGAAGAAACGGAGATCGCCTCCAAAGATATCCTGGTCTGGGCCTCTTCATCCAAAGACAACGCCAGatactaaccggttacacgaTCACACGTGTGTGACGTAGAGCGGAGTCAAAACAGTGTGATCTACGTCACCCACTTATTGACAACCTGATTTAATGTCACTTGAACAATTGTACCCAATTTGATCAGTCATCTCAAGCAGCGCTGTATGTGGCGCAGCTTAATGTTAATAATTGAATATCAACCAGGCACTAAAATGAACTACGACCCACAGCCAGCTAAGAGTTGTTGTCCTTTTTAAACAATAGCGTCAAAACCCGTCGGACCTGCGGGGAAACTGGTCACACAATTTGAGACATTTAACCTAAACCCGGCCTGTTagcagtaaataataatataatagtgaTGTAGAACCTGCCAGCTAGTATGTGATAGCTCTGTTGGCTGACGTTTCATTAATCTCGTTAAGGGCTGGCACAGATGCTCTTTGGCCAACCGTGACATCTTTTTGAAAATATTATCATGATATACGTTAAAACATGTTATTTGTCATCGCAGTGAGCTCTGACGATGAGCCAGATCGGTTCTTACCCAAACACACGAACAAAACAGACTTCCCACCGGTGGCCGCCATGTTGCTTTGAAGGGTCCTCTGCCAATCAATAGGATACGACATGTGTGCCTGTTAAAAATGACTACTACTTATTAAAAACTATTGTGACGTTATTCTTAAATCCATGGAGTTCAATAACTGAATAAttatattcattattaatgataaTACTAACGATACTAAcaataactagaaaatgcatttcctgcaaaAAAAGCGGtagtgagtgctgtagtacaaagtgaggttgaaaatatttttttaataaagccacatagattaagacataaagaaatgttaaatggcttaaataaagtgaagggatttgaacaaaagttcaaatgtctaaatggagtaaacactgtaaacatgcacaccacttaaggaaatgtaaatggttggacacaaataaagtgaccgctgaatgaaaagcgcaaatcATTGCTAAAAATGCGAGATGTAAAATTAATTgtactgaagaatctgaaaggtcaaatgtattgcactgctggtgtgtgtgtgtgtgtgtgtgtgtgtgtgtgtgtgtgtgtgtgtgtgtgtgtgtgtgtgtgtgtgtgtgtgtgtgtgtgtgtgtgtgtgtgtgtgtgtgtgtgtgtgtgtgtgtcagggatggaaattaacacccgccacacgccatttgcgggtggatttgtatggtggcgggtgaattgtgtcacttcacccgccactgtggcgggtaatactttccagtcaggtccgatcaaatttgcatatctaatacattcgttatacggcgctgcacagttccacaaccattactgtcaacatccgggccccttcttcctctacgcctcttttgctgaactgcgactgtcaatatccgggataatatcggtaacagggctctcaagtctcacgcgtTCGGCTcaagacacacgcaattcaacccatgcacacgctcacacgccacacgtagggtaaccagacgtcctcttttgcccggacatgccctctttttgacacacctttaaaaaatgtgtgtcggaatttcaaaatcgtccgggattttattaaagcctcatatatgttcacattgaatttgagttgcgtttctctgggtcgttcacaaactagttaggctacgccctcccctactcagttctgttcgcttcgcattggtggaagtgagtagggggagtggttaagtagagccttcagattggacggtttgacctaCTCAGTTActgtcgtgttttgtatttattattttaccattattgttttatagggacaaacattaacacatttctcctacaggggattgataaagttctatct
Encoded proteins:
- the acp1 gene encoding low molecular weight phosphotyrosine protein phosphatase isoform X2 yields the protein MSYPIDWQRTLQSNMAATGGKSVLFVCLGNICRSPIAEAVFQKMVTDAGTVDKWFIDSGATSDWNTGSSPDSRGLACLRSHGIETSHRARQVTKEDFMNFEYILCMDDSNMSELKRKAKSVSNYSAKIELLGSYDPQKQLIIKDPYYGSQEDFETVYEQCVRCCKVFLENNS
- the acp1 gene encoding low molecular weight phosphotyrosine protein phosphatase isoform X1, giving the protein MSYPIDWQRTLQSNMAATGGKSVLFVCLGNICRSPIAEAVFQKMVTDAGTVDKWRIDSAATSTYEIGSPPDHRGQACMKKHGVPMSHIARQVTKEDFMNFEYILCMDDSNMSELKRKAKSVSNYSAKIELLGSYDPQKQLIIKDPYYGSQEDFETVYEQCVRCCKVFLENNS